attTGAGcgtcagttgaactgaacgggcAGTTGGCGGTGTTACACGGCAACGCTAACTGCCGTggaaatctcaacggcagttgagttcgactgagatcgggaatcccagttgaacggccaactgacaagatggcgaccaaCAGGCCGAAAAACTTGCCCCCTTAATGGATTGTTTTGGCTCAGTGTGCAGCGGCTAGGCAAAGAATGAAACtaaagaacaaggcaaataaAACTCGAGATGCATTAAACAAACgtataaaaataaagcaaaacaaCAAAGAGGTTTACTTAGTTAAAAATTCTGTCGCGTGATCACGTGACTGAAGGCGTGATCACGTGACTGTCCGACTGCCGTGCGAAGTGTGAACCGTGTGAGCGGCGCAGTAGCGGTGGTAGCAGCACGTGGGCAGCAGCAGCATGGAAGCCACCGAAGGAAGTTTGGCAGCAGCGCAGCGTGGCCCCGTCGTGGCCAAGCGCATCGTACGAACGGAAGCGATGACGAACCTTCTGATTGATTCATGGGAAGATTACCTTCCCCAGCTGCGATCGCAGAAGCACGATGCATCTTTATATGCTGAAATGACCGTGCGGTTCAATGAACTAATCGCCAGCACTTGCTACTGCGTAACAGTCAAACAGGTGCGGCAGAAGATGGAGACTTTGAATCAGCAGTACAGGTAAGTGGCTGCGTGATTATAATTCAGTACGCACTTTGCTGCCTAAAAGCGTTTGTCACCCGGCTTGGACAGACAGGAAAATGCAGAATGACTATGTTTACTTGGCAGCTAGCAAGATCAGTGGCACTGTATTGCAGATTGCTATATGTGCGATTGAAATTTCAGCTCGGCACAATACTATCTGCAGCTCTACTGTAACCTCTATCGCTTGCATTTCTACGGTACAGGAAGCTTTGTTGGTAGTACCGAGAGTTTTGATCAGAAGGAATAACTAGATTACACTCGGCTTTGAAGAGAGAGCCCACGCACAAAAATAAAACGTGTGGGTAAGTGGAGGGATGGAATTCCACAAAAAATAAGTTCCAGATAATCCTAGGGATCGTCGGAAATGGCTATTGAAACGGTGGAGTGTACCCAGAATGTTGGAAACAGAAGTGTTCATTTACTGAGTGATTGTAAACTTCAAATGAAACAATTTTCTGCAATCATTCCGGCATTTGCTTGCCTTGAAAAAAGATCTATTTTTAGTGGTGCACAAAGAGAGCCTCACAATTCCATACGTTGCGACTGAATACCTTTAATGGCAAGAAATGTTGCTACAATTATAAAATTGCTGTTTATGCTTCTCTTTATGCACAGGAAGCGTGTGAGATGCTCAACTGGCTCTGGTGCCATCCAGTGGCCTTACTTCTATCGCCTGCACCGATTCTTGGGATCGTTGCCTTGCAATGATGCAAGCCTTTTGGAAAAAAGTTTCCAGGTGGGCCAGTTGAGATACGTTCTCTGAAGTCAAGACTGGAATGTATGATTTTGAATCAAATGAACAGTTTGTCTTGCAAAATTGCAGCCATGTAGTGCAGAATGTTACCTTGGCAGTAATAGATACATCATGCATGATGTCAAAGCAGGTCACTTTATTGCACACTTGAGTCTTATCGGTATAGTTGTCTTGCTGTATGACACCGCACCCTGTATGGTAGTAAGGTCAACAACAAAAATTGTCTGCAAAATATTAGCTAATTCAACAATTACAGATAGCAAGAGTCCAAAAAAAGTCAGCCATTAATGATGTGTTGGCGAAGGTACAAGTTTCTAGAAGTACCATTTCCTTTATTCACGAATGTAAAATTCGGCCATGAAACAAGTTAAAAGCAAATGAAAGTTTGAAGCTCGGAACATAACAGTACAAGGAAGTGTGCTGGGGTTACTTATGCAAATGTTCCTCTTTTCTCTCAGCTGGAGGTGGTTACTGAAATGTCAGCAGCTGCGCAAGTGGCAGCTTCTTCACCAGAAGAGGCTGCAGACGCAACTGCACTGGACACAGAGGAGGAGGTCTTTGGAAATGGGAGCCCATCGTCAGCATGCAGCAGATCAGACGGGCCTGCAGCAACAGTGAACTTTAGACGCACTTCTCGAGGAGAGAAACGAAAAAAGAGCTCTGCATTTGGCAGACTCATGAATGCTTACGAAGCAGAGTCGAAAAGAGCAGCCCTACTCTCTCAAGAGGAACTGAAAATTGCAAGGAAAGCAAACCGCTTGCAAAAAGAGGCTAATGAGATCCAGAGAGGAATTCTTAAAGTTATATCTAAATATTTCAATAATGAAGATAAATAAAATGTGAAGGTGTGAGCgagtaagacgaaaagcgcgaaaaaacacacagacgcaagaaagacgaaggacaagcgcttgtccttcgtctttcttgcgtccgtgtgttttttcgcgcttttcgtcttacaatgtgTTACAAACTAACCCGCACCCACACCTTGCCGAGCgagtcttgttttcttttttcgcttccaAAAGCACAGGCTTTCTTCAACAGACATATGCGGCTGTCATTCTATTACTGTGCAGCAACATAAAGCAGTTTTTCCTGCGCACATTCGCCTGTCATTATTTAAATTTTATAAGGTCTGAAATGATTCCAGACTGGAAAGTGGTGAAGCTTACACATTCATGGTCAGGAGATGCCTTGTCAGAGCGCTTGGGACTCTCTCTGCTGGCACACTTGCAGCGCTGCTAATGCTCACTGGCTGTTGAAGCTGATTGCCAATTTCTTCACTCCAGTGGCTGTCGCGCTCATCTCGCATTTGCTCACAAATGTTATGAATAGTGCAGCACGCTAGCACAATGCGATTGGCATGGCGAATATCACATTCTAGCCCCTTCAAAATTATGAATCTTGCCTTCAACCTTCCGAAAGCATTTTCTACAACACGCCTTGCCTTTTACAACGTGTAATTAAAGACGTCCACAGCTTCATCTCCTGTTTGACGGTGAGGGTACGGCTTCATTAGATGAGGAAGTAGGAGAAAAGCTTGATCGCACAATATGACGGCTCCAACCTCTTTTCCTGCAATGACCTTCCTTGGCACCGAAAAGAAGCCCGCCTCAGCTAATTTTGGTATCACAGTGCAGTCATAAACAACACTGGAATCATGGTTTTTACCAGGTGATCTCACAATCGTATGCATAAACTTGTATGCGTGGTCAACAAGTGCCAGCAAGATTATACTATACCACCCCTTATAGTTAAGGTAATCTTGGGCATTTTCTTTGGGCGGTGAAACTTTGATGTGGCACCCGTCGAGGGCACCGAACCCTTGTGGGAACCCAGTCACGGCTGTGAATTGTCGGACGTGGTCTTCTATCTCGTTTCTTGTGGGCAACTTCATCACCAAAGGCTTTAGTTCGTCCACAGCAACGTCACAGAATTCCCTAAAGATTACATTCACGGAAGGGCGGCTCACTCCGAAAAGATTTGCCCCGGTTATTTCTTCACCCGAAGTAGCGAGCCTATACAGGGACAGAGCAACGCGTTTCTCCAAGGGGATGGCCCTCCTCATGTTAGTGTCTACTCACTGAAGACGCCTGCAGTAGCTTACAATATAGGCGAACGTTTGCCTCGTGACTCTAAAGTTCGCCTTAAAATCTTGGTCCGAGAGCGTTGGCACTGTAGTGTCATACCAGGACGGGGGTCGATGAAGCGACCACAGTCGTGGCTCCTTCGCGCACATATCTAATGCGCATGCCATGAGGAAGCGGCACCGCCAAATAAGTTTTTCACTCTCACTCTTCTGTTCACTCACAAAGAGGAATGCTACATCTGATCAAGGAGAAATTTAGTGCCGCGATAAATAGTTAGCTTGAGTCGAGACCGAGTCATGAAATATTGACCTCACAAAACAGGAGTTTTAGCGTGTGTAAAAGAGAAATCTTGCTCTTAAAAAAGGGCTAGAAATATTGGAAAGTCCGCACAGTCTACACCTGAagaagcaataataataaaaaactaaTCCATTTCAATAAtctaaaataaaactaaaaagaaaTATTACCTCTAACACTCATCGGGTATTTTCCACATTGATGTAGAGAGCTCTCTTAGAGGAGTATGACCCAGCAAGGGCGCGATGGCCCCTGTACCAGAAAGCATCTGCAAGCTTACATACCACCGTAATCAATATATTATATCTGTTTAGAAAGTTCGGTTTATGTTATCAATGTGTCGAACGCTTTATGTGTCGAACGGCTGCCTGATCCCGTGCCAGCCGTTCGACAAGACTGGCGATGAACAACGGGTCACCCAGTGGCTCCCAGTCGTGGTACGCCTCCCAGCTGGACCTGCGGGAGGGCTGAGGATAAGCTCTGTTAATGGACAGCTTTAGCATACCGTATACTGTATTATAGTTACCTTCACCAGTTACCTTTAAGCTACCTTAAGCAACGAGCTCCTCATTTTCCCCtccattgtctgctaatagcttaagggcacagggtaagccctatacttcccatgcattttaggccatgttgaggtacatgtttctcactaataacagtagcctaataatacatatatcattgtttgccaaattttgtgctctttttactgaactagaatatttgaaatgtgttgaaaattcgatttttattaaaattttttccggtagtacacaaatttggcctttctttgcgcatttcaaaattcataacagaataactgctcagtgaaattgcttaattctagttcagtagttggcaacacttatgtagatgattgcaaaaaaaaatcagccgtctgtcttgaaaggcattagaaataatggtacctttgtaagaaaaaacactgttttgagataatagagcgtaaagagaaaaaagatgtgaaaaaccattttttattcgcagaaacgcctctatagtaattggtttaatagccccatgcttcgtagtcactgtcgccgtcattttttcgcttttcggcttgtcgttttcactgtcgggcctcttttgtaagctgtcgtgttgctcggtccgcaaagtacatgcgcttatggtcagcttccctcagccacttgatggtgttgctccctgggttcaatccacacgccttcaaaacgttggcccgtgcgatgctaccatcattaaatgaaagaacagcatccagtgttgccatccgtagggtccgaagcctaacaaacacattctttggcgcgcgttcccaaacaacatggttgaacgactcatttgcattttgagttcgcccatgcaggcacttctctaggagctcagccttcgatagctccctataaatgggtttgatagcctccaagacagatgcaggcaaactctccttgtggaaaaatggcttgccctctgactgacttgtgttgaaggcacaccacgtatcaggtccctttgggcaaagtccatggcatgggtcatcgtctgtggccgataagaggaagaaggttgcccaaacggcctttcgcatttcatccaggtttcctacatttcttctgatggccaaaccatagtacgtctggagcttgtctattactgcatcagtcagtcggcctcggcccgagaggctctttccatcagagagttttcctgctttgtttcctttttttagccttcgtaaccttgtgcccatccttttttgcacgtgccctatgcactcaaccttggatatttcaacgaaatcaccatatggcatttgtgccttcacagccataaaaaccttgctgtcaccatccccaaggtatttgacgtatcgaacgccgtgaagctcctcactcctgccgaaaattttcagtgctcctgcgacttccattccaccgctggtgccttggtagttgctttggcacacctctctatgaagggggtcactgtttgtacccttgatgctgcactggacaacgtttagacaaaacctccacatccagcactttcccagagtctacactggtcgcagagactatgccgttattggaagtatggcctcgcttctgccagcttccatcaagagcaactgcgatgtctttatccccctcattcagctgcacagcttcgtcagctgccctttacatcgactcctgagcagcagcttcgatgtgacctagaagctcttgattgtatttcgcaaactttgtcggcggcttaggaaggtttagcatagcacagagtatatttcctgcagtcattcccttaccaatggacctcaaggcatacactaacctgaggttggcttcatagaggccagaagtagttttcttcgacgtctgaaatcgttgtgcggcactacacacttcacagttcaaactgtaaacgcttgcaacacctacccgttttgtcacaatttcgatgagctcaacacttccaccacactctctgcacacacaaatctgtgtaattgcggcacaaatgccgtccatgtccattaaggcatatcggctgctgctctgtagcacatcctcttcctggaagcacagagaaaatcttgaaagcttcgatgtcgaggagctggcgcgttcggcgttcgggatatcattcggtcgtggacatccttttgctttttcacgatgagcgtagcggttgccgtgaaattcacgcctgacgaaggccttctttgccctgggcatctcaacttatcagcagcaaccaacaccggcacaatttacaatactgatcgaaagggataacactcggacgcagctgcatgaaggttgcagaaacgtggaaaaaacgtgcaaagcgtctcaggattgtcttggctaaaaaagaggagctgtacaatagttgccagacaattttttatatgtagctgattttagacaagttttgaaatcaggtggtggactttttggttgaaaaaattgacgttaatcctgaaaggtggcgtggccgctcactacttggtttcggaaaaagcgtttttcagccgtaaatatggctttctgaggaaagtgcgatcatggaacatgtgtagaaagaattgaacttctaaaattccaaaagaaaaaaaaacgatttttttctaattttaccttaccctgtgcccttaacggggtctcggttctggcagccttgatgccaaagAGTCATAAGAGGGTCCTCGcatagcttccgccctcgccgttcgacgacgttccacgtcacaccacCGGTAATCTAGGACCTACTACTTCCGTCGcttatagacgagggtggcgctgatgaacactctcaaggttaggtcacacgtaagcttaaatacccaagaaagcaggaTGTCTGACATCCGTCGCCGccgctcagttggcagagcaccggacgggTAATTGGGAGATCGTGAGTTCGATTTCCTCTAACGGCATGTGATTTTTTTCTTCCGCTTTTTTAGCCAGTTacctttaagcgataaaatattcagTAATAATCTCCATTTATCATCACCACATATTAAAGAACAATTGGAAGACACTTAAGCA
This portion of the Amblyomma americanum isolate KBUSLIRL-KWMA chromosome 10, ASM5285725v1, whole genome shotgun sequence genome encodes:
- the LOC144108316 gene encoding uncharacterized protein LOC144108316, producing the protein MTVRFNELIASTCYCVTVKQVRQKMETLNQQYRKRVRCSTGSGAIQWPYFYRLHRFLGSLPCNDASLLEKSFQLEVVTEMSAAAQVAASSPEEAADATALDTEEEVFGNGSPSSACSRSDGPAATVNFRRTSRGEKRKKSSAFGRLMNAYEAESKRAALLSQEELKIARKANRLQKEANEIQRGILKVISKYFNNEDK